The Haploplasma axanthum region AAGCAAGCGGTTAGACTTATAAGAGCACACCGTGTATGGGAAGTATTTTTAATGGATTATTTAAACTATTCATGGCAAGAAGTTCATGAACAAGCAGAGTTTTTAGAACATGCTGGTAATGATGAACTTATTGAGAGATTATACCTATTTCTTGATAAACCTAAATACTGTGGACATGGAAATCCAATTCCTTCTCACGATGGTACATTATCTACTGTATTCAAAAAATCTTTATTTGAATTTAATGTCAATGATAAATTCACTCTAAAAAGAGTTTTAGATGTCAAAGAATTATTATCATTCCTTGATGAACAAAATCTAAAAATTGATGATTCTTTTATAATTCAAGAAAAAAACGAATTTAGTGGTTATACTAAACTCGTTAAAGATTCACAAGAATATATTATTACAAATAAGATTGCTAAAATGTTGTTCGGTATTTAAAAATACTTATTCTATAAATAAAACCCTATAAGTTTCTCCAAGTAAAATTGGAAAATTATAGGGTTTTTGTTTTATATTAACTTATCTTTCACCTTTATCGTATACTTTACCTACTGCTTTTGGAGCTCTATTATTCTTAGAACTTATTACTAGTACAATTAAAGTTGCAATATATGGAATCATACTTAATATATTTTTATCAATATTCAAAGACTCTAATGCTGGAAAGAATGCTATTCCTCGACTTAATGTTAAAAGTGCTGCAAAGAATATTGCACTAATTGCTACCCTTACAGGCTTCCAATTTCCAAAAATTAGAACTGCAACTGCTAAGAATCCATACCCCGAAACTGATGCACTAAATTCTGTTGTATATGCAGTAACTAAATAAAACCCTCCTAAAGCTGCTAAGGCCCCTGAAATTCCAACTGCAATAAATCTTACTCTTTGAATATTTATTCCTGCAGCATCTGCTGCATGTGGATTTTCCCCACAAGCTCTAAGTCTTAAACCAAATCTTGTTTTATATAAAAACACGATACTTACAACAAGAATAATTATCCCCATATAAAAACTTGCATTAATGTTTTTAAAGAATATGTCACCTAAAATGGGAATCTTGGATAGTACTGGAACTTCACTAATCTTAAAGATATCCCCATGCACTGGTAATTTGTCAGAACCAGCAGCCGCCCCTAATGATAAACTCATTGTTAGGAATAAAGCAAGCGCAGGTGTTAATGTATTAATTGCCGTTGCAGAAATTATTTGATCTGCATTCATTTTAATTGAAGCAACTGCATGTATCATACTAAATAACACTCCAATTAAAGCAACTATTAAAGATGTTATTAAAAATAAAACAAATGGTCCTCCTACTGATTTTGCAGAAACATTATTCATAAATAAGATCCCAACAAATGCTCCAATAATCATTAAACCTTCTAATGCAATATTTGTAACACCACTTCTTTCAGCAAAAAGGCCACCAATTGCCGTAATTATTAAAGGAATACCAACTGCTAAAACCAAAGCAATATAAGAAACTAAATTACTCATGACTTAATTCCTCCTTTTTAATTACTTTTTCTTTTTTCTTTTTTTCAATCCGTTTCATCAAATACGCTCCAATAAAACTAGATATTGCTATCATGTATATTATTACTGCAACAATAATATTTGTTATTTCTTTATCAAAACCTGCAAATTGCATATTTAATGCCCCTTGTTTAATAAATGCAATAAATATTCCACTAAATATTGTTCCAATCGGACTGCTTTGTGCAATTAATGCAACGGATATTCCCTCAAATCCAATCGGGTTAACATCTGCATATGGTCTAAAATAATCCGGATTTTGTGGTAGATAATTAAGTGCCGCTGCAGCTCCAGCAATTGCTCCTGAAATTGCCATTGCAAGAATTATATTCTTTTTAACATTTATTCCCGCATATTTACTTCCATCAACTGAATTCCCAACAGCAACCAATTCATAACCTACTGTTGTCTTTCTTAAAACAATTGATGATATTACAGCAAGTCCAATAGCAATCAATATTCCCATATCGATATATGAACCTGGAAAAATAACATTTAATCCTAATCTTGGAACATTTGCTGTTGGATAAATCGTATTTATTGCTGTTATACCTGAATCATATACCTTTGGATTATACACTAGCATAACGCACAGGTATACGGCAATGTAATTCATCATAATTGTTGTTATAACTTCATTTACATTGAATTTAGCTTTTAGAATTCCTGGAATAACTCCCCATAGTCCTCCTGCGATTATTGCTGCTATAAATGCAATAATAAAATGCAGTACAATTGGTGCTTTAATTATATTTGCAACATATAATGCCGCAATTCCACCAACCATAAATTGTCCTGAGGCACCAATATTGAAAAGCCCTGTTTTAAATCCAAACCCTACTGCTAAACCAATAACAATTAGCGGTGTAGCTCTAAAGAGTACATTTCCAAATGCTCTTGGAGTCCTAAATCCTGATGTCAACAACAATGAAAGACCTCTAAAAGCACTAGCAGGTTTAATAATTAACATAATAATAAAACCAATAAGAATCCCTGTAACAATTGACATTAAAACAAATAAAAACTTTTTATTTAAAACAGCTTTTTTAGTTTTCAAGATAAAATCATTTATTTTTTTATCATTTTTTTCCATTTGATTTTACCTCCTTCTTTGTTCCTAACATATAGCGTCCAACTTCTTCTTTATTAACTTTTTTAGGATTAAGTTCCGCTTGTATCTTTCCATCATAAATAACTAAAATTCTATCAGCAATGTTCATAACTTCATCAAGTTCTAAAGAAATAACTAGAATAGCTTTTCCATTATCACGCTCTTCAATCAATTTACTATGCACATATTCCATAGCACCAACATCTAATCCTCTCGTTGGTTGTGAGGCAATTAAAAAGTCATGTTCTTTGCTTGTTTCTCTCGCAATAATCACTTTTTGTTGATTTCCACCTGACATTGATCTAACTATTGTCTTCTCGCCCATACTTGACCTAATATCAAAATCATTAAGTAATTTTTTTGCGTAATTTGTTATATTATCGAAATTTAAGAAACCTTTATTTTGATATATATCTTTATAAAAACTATTTGATACCATATTAAGTTCCATACTATAGTCTAGAATTAATCCATGTTTTTGTCTATCTTCTGGTATATGGGACATACCGGCATCATTTCTTTTTCTTATACTATATTTAGTAATATCAGTATCATTTAAATAAATTTTTGAACCCTGATCATGTACTTCAAGTAATCCTGAAATTAGTTGTACTAATTCCGTTTGTCCATTTCCTTCAATACCAGCAATACAAACAATTTCTCCTGACCTAACTTCAAAATTAATATCTGTTAAAATATTTTTTGTTTTATCTCTATTAGTTAAATTAAGATTTGAAACTTTTAAAACTACGTCTTTTGGTTTTGAAACACTTTTCTTAACTTCAAAATTAACTTCTCTACCTACCATCATTTCAGCTAACTTTTCAACCGACGCTTTTTTAACATCAACGGTTCCTATATATTTTCCTTTACGCAAAATAGTACAATTGTCTGCAATATCCTTAATCTCATTAAGTTTATGTGTAATTATTATTATAGATTTGCCTTCTTTTGCAAATTCTCTAATAATATCAAATAACCCCTCAATCTCTTGTGGTGTTAAAACTGCTGTTGGTTCATCAAAAATAAGAATATCAGCATCTCTATAGAGCATTTTTAAAATCTCAACACGTTGTTGCATTCCAACACTAATATCTTTAATATATGCATCAAGTGATACATTTAATTTATATTTATTGGATAATTCTTCAATTTTTTTTCTTGAACTTTCATATTCTAAAAATCCCTTTTTAGTAACTTCTTGTCCTAATATAATATTTTCTAAAACAGTAAAAACATCAATTAGTTTAAAATGCTGATGAACCATCCCGATTCTATAATCATTAGCAACGTTTGGATTTGTTATAGAAACTTCTTCGTTATTAATCTTTATAACACCTGAATCACTTTTGTATAATCCAAAAAGGATCGACATTAAAGTCGATTTACCTGCACCATTTTCACCTAAAATTGCATGAACTTCGCCTTTTTTAACTCTAAAACTAATATCATCATTTGCAACTAAAGTACCAAATGTTTTAGTTATATTTAACATTTCTATTGCATAAGACATTCTAACACCTCCATTTATTAAATAAGGGAGATGCAACTTACATCTCCCTTGTGTTTATTAAAAAGTTCTATTTCGTTTCTGTTTTATCAACAAGGGCAGAAACACTTGGGTTTCCTGCTTTTTCATTTAAGAAAGTAGCAAGTTGTGCTTTTGTGCTTGGAACAACTATCGTTTTATTTTTTAAACTATCAAAAATAGTGTTATATTGACTAGTTGTAAATGTAGTCCATTTAAATGATGTTCCAAGTGGTAATCCAACAGCATCTTCAGCAGCACCTTTAGTAATTGTAGTTCCACCTTTCCATGCATCATCAACTATTAATTCTGTTAATACTTGATCAACAGCATTTCCTAATTGCTTCATTGCTGATGAAATTACAGTATTTGATTGAGATGATTGATCAACGTCAACACCAATTACTTTTTTACTTCTATTTTCTGCTGCTTTCATAACAGCATTTCCTGCTCCACCTGCTGAGGCAAAAATTATATCAGTATCACTTGCATACCATGATTCAGCCTTAGTAGTATGTTCTGGTTTATTATCAAAATCTCCAAGATATTCATATCTATTTGCAGGGAAAGTTATCGTTTTTTCAAGTTCATTTGCAGCATAATATGCTCCAGCAACATATCCAATACCAAACTTTTGTA contains the following coding sequences:
- a CDS encoding metal-dependent transcriptional regulator; amino-acid sequence: MNRAEEDYIKTIYELSINNDSKIIKNIDIAESLGFTDQSVNEMVKKLSVKGFLEFIPYKGVKLTEKGVKQAVRLIRAHRVWEVFLMDYLNYSWQEVHEQAEFLEHAGNDELIERLYLFLDKPKYCGHGNPIPSHDGTLSTVFKKSLFEFNVNDKFTLKRVLDVKELLSFLDEQNLKIDDSFIIQEKNEFSGYTKLVKDSQEYIITNKIAKMLFGI
- a CDS encoding ABC transporter permease; its protein translation is MSNLVSYIALVLAVGIPLIITAIGGLFAERSGVTNIALEGLMIIGAFVGILFMNNVSAKSVGGPFVLFLITSLIVALIGVLFSMIHAVASIKMNADQIISATAINTLTPALALFLTMSLSLGAAAGSDKLPVHGDIFKISEVPVLSKIPILGDIFFKNINASFYMGIIILVVSIVFLYKTRFGLRLRACGENPHAADAAGINIQRVRFIAVGISGALAALGGFYLVTAYTTEFSASVSGYGFLAVAVLIFGNWKPVRVAISAIFFAALLTLSRGIAFFPALESLNIDKNILSMIPYIATLIVLVISSKNNRAPKAVGKVYDKGER
- a CDS encoding ABC transporter permease, producing the protein MEKNDKKINDFILKTKKAVLNKKFLFVLMSIVTGILIGFIIMLIIKPASAFRGLSLLLTSGFRTPRAFGNVLFRATPLIVIGLAVGFGFKTGLFNIGASGQFMVGGIAALYVANIIKAPIVLHFIIAFIAAIIAGGLWGVIPGILKAKFNVNEVITTIMMNYIAVYLCVMLVYNPKVYDSGITAINTIYPTANVPRLGLNVIFPGSYIDMGILIAIGLAVISSIVLRKTTVGYELVAVGNSVDGSKYAGINVKKNIILAMAISGAIAGAAAALNYLPQNPDYFRPYADVNPIGFEGISVALIAQSSPIGTIFSGIFIAFIKQGALNMQFAGFDKEITNIIVAVIIYMIAISSFIGAYLMKRIEKKKKEKVIKKEELSHE
- a CDS encoding ABC transporter ATP-binding protein encodes the protein MSYAIEMLNITKTFGTLVANDDISFRVKKGEVHAILGENGAGKSTLMSILFGLYKSDSGVIKINNEEVSITNPNVANDYRIGMVHQHFKLIDVFTVLENIILGQEVTKKGFLEYESSRKKIEELSNKYKLNVSLDAYIKDISVGMQQRVEILKMLYRDADILIFDEPTAVLTPQEIEGLFDIIREFAKEGKSIIIITHKLNEIKDIADNCTILRKGKYIGTVDVKKASVEKLAEMMVGREVNFEVKKSVSKPKDVVLKVSNLNLTNRDKTKNILTDINFEVRSGEIVCIAGIEGNGQTELVQLISGLLEVHDQGSKIYLNDTDITKYSIRKRNDAGMSHIPEDRQKHGLILDYSMELNMVSNSFYKDIYQNKGFLNFDNITNYAKKLLNDFDIRSSMGEKTIVRSMSGGNQQKVIIARETSKEHDFLIASQPTRGLDVGAMEYVHSKLIEERDNGKAILVISLELDEVMNIADRILVIYDGKIQAELNPKKVNKEEVGRYMLGTKKEVKSNGKK
- a CDS encoding BMP family lipoprotein, translated to MKKVLTVVSVFLLGLFLVSCSDNKKSEWNILMITDVGTITDKSFNQGTWEGVEAFTKKHDNVKSEYYRPTAGTKAEYLQAIDLAVGNGANVIVTPGYLFETAIFEAQKTYPDVYFILIDGEPHNDDYSVYETKKNTVNILFQEEQSGFLAGYAAVADGFTKLGFMGGMEVPAVQKFGIGYVAGAYYAANELEKTITFPANRYEYLGDFDNKPEHTTKAESWYASDTDIIFASAGGAGNAVMKAAENRSKKVIGVDVDQSSQSNTVISSAMKQLGNAVDQVLTELIVDDAWKGGTTITKGAAEDAVGLPLGTSFKWTTFTTSQYNTIFDSLKNKTIVVPSTKAQLATFLNEKAGNPSVSALVDKTETK